In one Solanum dulcamara chromosome 1, daSolDulc1.2, whole genome shotgun sequence genomic region, the following are encoded:
- the LOC129883468 gene encoding protein GFS12 isoform X1, whose translation MGREMCFECLQRRIQSDFSDQLIFCCGLSDSPLPFGSTAVVQPSSSNGEGLPQFLLMYMPLHKDSCLANYIDQHHLEDLDQHHLEDLEARTNSGSGCAVPVTIDQVKAEVSVGLSSDKTSSLETRSSESEDLQNGGRHKSLYGLGCQNVTCNFSGTFSCFRTLPALAPVARIGISSSSLVEGIVSEFLSGSLEDHILNSLTLMIEGKRSGLESVNFLSLVGIPSFGEEQLPGCIRHPNISPTLGMLKNSGQLNLLLPKMPHTLENILHFSPGALKSDWHMRYLLFQLLSGLAYMHGLGVPHGNICPSSISLVDSLWCWLPICSKFLQSSVSISKIEGSRDSGVSCCFDGCPLQSLYADLSLSQSTDWYSSFKHWWRGEISNFEYLLILNQLAGRRWGDNTFYIVMPWVIDFSVKPDENNDTGWRDLTKSKWRLAKGDEQLDFTYSTSEIPHHISDECLSELAVCSYKARRLPLTVLRLAVRSVYEPNEYPSTMQRLYQWTPDECIPEFYCDPQIFYSVHSGMSDLAIPSWAGTPEEFVKLHRDALESDRVSHQLHHWIDITFGYKLCGDAAVAAKNVMLPSSAPTKPKSVGRRQLFTKPHHRRLAKTSEAEMNQLPTSDVTEQALAFETSFLHELEAAAAFSEHAPHLDPIYNLHPDVHEELDSPRKGLSTKTLENITSRKTGSSINTVMPSVVDGNYLIKNIEVVDDVSAGYQALLLWKQKCSHSHIYSKDVANDIFAVGCILAELHLRRPLFDPTSLDAYLESGVLPALVKQLPPDTQVVVESCIQKDWRGRPTAKCLLDSPYFLATIKSSYLFLAPLQLIAKDESRLHYAAAFAQQGALKAMGTFAAEMCAPNCLKLVLNPLSDSEAEWGCIVLTEFLRCLNPEAVKKLVIPAIQKILQGTGPSHLKVSLLQGSFVLDIWNKIGKQAYVETIHPFVVLNLHGTPCKNSAAPASVLLIGSSEELGIPITVHQTILPLLHCFGKGLSDDGIDVLVRIGSLFGEDFIVKQILPLLRIVILSCIDNSFANKHETAQSWSALALIDTLMTLDGLTAFLTREVLVKELVEDGKFLYLQILMQTNLGIQVVEGAARSLLALCQQIGSDLTALHVLPKLRQLFDELAFSQEKAGHSSIKGGSLRGPNTKWEDENKITSRLDLVMLLYPSFASLLGIEKLRQCCATWLLLEQFLLRRYNWKWESAGESSRSGPSSIYARKPSHGESLTSNCTPDKMLLNGLGWSTPQSQGKRGTKPPMINRHPSSQHQDSADRNARGSDFSRIEPWYWFPSPAANWSGPDFIGRPGGSKDELPWKIKASVLHSVRAHQGVLRSIAVCQDECNLFTAGVAPGFKGTVQKWELSRIVSISGYYGHEEVVNDISLLASSGRVASCDGTVHVWNGQTGKLISVFAEFSTSSVHHTSSLPKASKLNVEQANMLHFNPLSGGILNTDGNLYTSMYYSEYLDNIVVGTGNGSLRFIDVRQGQKLHLWRCEATESNFPSLISSICSCASTKQQYGNPQYPSWVAVGQSSGYCRLFDVRSGKIISSWQAHDGFVTKIATPEEHLLVSSSLDRTLRIWDLRRNWKSKPLASRGHTDGVSDFSIWGQNVISIFRSKIGLSSLASSSDEDIQQFVTPQYLYMGDRESKNASVLSSINVLPFSRLFVVGTEDGHLKMCC comes from the exons atggGAAGAGAAATGTGCTTTGAGTGTTTACAACGTCGAATTCAATCAGATTTCTCTGACCAACTTATTTTCTGTTGTGGTCTTTCTGATTCTCCTCTTCCCTTTGGTTCTACTGCTGTTGTTCAG CCATCAAGTTCAAATGGAGAAGGGTTGCCACAGTTTCTGCTGATGTATATGCCTCTTCATAAAGATAGTTGCTTGGCTAATTACAT TGATCAGCATCATTTGGAAGATCTTGATCAGCATCATTTGGAAGATCTTGAAGCCAGAACGAATAGTGGCAGTGGGTGTGCAGTCCCGGTGACAATTGATCAGGTTAAAGCTGAGGTCAGTGTTGGACTTTCCAGTGATAAAACTTCTTCATTAGAAACTAGATCATCTGAAAGTGAAGATTTGCAGAATGGTGGCAGACATAAATCCCTGTATGGCTTAGGGTGTCAAAATGTGACCTGTAACTTTTCTGGTACATTTTCTTGCTTTAGGACACTGCCTGCCCTGGCTCCAGTTGCTCGGATTGggatttcttcatcttcattagTTGAAGGTATTGTTTCAGAGTTCTTGTCTGGATCccttgaagatcatattttaaattctcTAACTCTCATGATAGAAGGTAAAAGATCAGGATTAGAGAGTGTGAACTTTCTTAGTTTAGTGGGGATTCCTTCATTTGGTGAAGAGCAACTTCCTGGCTGCATAAGGCATCCAAACATTTCTCCAACTTTGGGAATGCTAAAAAATTCTGGTCAACTTAATTTGTTGCTTCCAAAAATGCCACATACCTTGGAAAACATTCTTCACTTTAGCCCTGGTGCCTTAAAGTCTGACTGGCATATGCGATATTTACTCTTCCAGCTACTATCAGGGTTGGCGTACATGCATGGTTTAGGTGTTCCCCATGGTAATATCTGTCCATCCAGTATATCATTGGTTGATTCCTTATGGTGTTGGCTACCCATTTGTAGTAAGTTCCTCCAGAGTTCtgtttcaatttccaaaataGAGGGTAGTCGTGATTCAGGAGTTAGTTGCTGTTTTGATGGGTGCCCTTTACAAAGTCTTTATGCTGATCTAAGCCTCTCCCAGTCTACAGATTGGTATTCTAGCTTTAAACATTGGTGGAGGGGTGAAATAAGTAACTTTGAATATCTGTTAATCTTAAACCAATTAGCAGGGAGAAGGTGGGGTGATAATACCTTTTATATTGTAATGCCATGGGTCATAGATTTTAGTGTGAAACCTGATGAGAATAATGACACTGGATGGAGAGATTTAACTAAGAGCAAATGGCGGCTGGCAAAGGGTGACGAGCAATTAGACTTCACATATTCAACATCTGAAATTCCTCATCATATATCAGATGAGTGCCTGTCTGAGCTGGCTGTCTGCAGTTATAAGGCGAGGAGGTTGCCTTTGACTGTTCTGAGGTTGGCTGTTCGTTCAGTTTATGAACCAAATGAATATCCTTCTACTATGCAAAGACTATATCAATGGACACCAGATGAGTGCATTCCGGAATTTTATTGTGATCCCCAGATATTTTATTCTGTACATTCTGGGATGTCTGATTTGGCTATTCCTTCATGGGCTGGCACTCCTGAGGAGTTCGTCAAGTTGCATAGAGATGCTTTAGAAAGCGATAGGGTATCACACCAACTACATCATTGGATTGATATCACTTTTGGCTACAAATTGTGCGGTGATGCTGCTGTTGCTGCCAAAAATGTTATGCTGCCCTCATCTGCTCCTACAAAACCGAAGTCAGTGGGACGCCGTCAACTTTTCACTAAACCACATCATCGGCGGCTTGCCAAGACCAGTGAAGCAGAAATGAATCAGCTCCCAACAAGTGATGTGACTGAGCAAGCTTTGGCTTTTGAAACTTCATTCCTGCATGAATTGGAAGCAGCAGCTGCATTTTCTGAGCATGCACCTCATTTGGATCCTATCTACAACTTGCATCCAGATGTTCATGAAGAGCTTGACTCACCTAGGAAAGGCCTATCAACTAAGACATTAGAAAATATTACGTCCAGAAAAACTGGCTCTAGTATCAATACTGTCATGCCATCTGTTGTTGATGGGAATTACCTTATCAAGAATATTGAAGTGGTTGATGATGTATCTGCGGGATATCAAGCACTATTGCTTTGGAAACAGAAATGTTCCCATTCACACATTTATTCTAAAGATGTTGCTAATGATATCTTTGCAGTTGGCTGCATCTTAGCAGAACTCCACTTGAGAAGGCCACTTTTTGATCCAACCTCTTTGGATGCGTACTTAGAGAGCGGTGTCTTACCTGCTTTAGTAAAACAGCTTCCCCCTGACACTCAAGTTGTTGTTGAATCCTGCATCCAAAAGGATTGGAGGGG gAGGCCTACTGCCAAATGTCTTTTGGACTCTCCTTATTTTCTAGCAACAATCAAGTCATCCTATTTGTTTCTTGCCCCCCTTCAACTTATAGCAAAAGATGAATCACGACTTCATTATGCTGCAGCTTTTGCTCAACAAGGAGCCTTGAAAGCAATGGGAACATTTGCTGCCGAAATGTGTGCTCCTAACTGTTTGAAATTAGTCTTGAATCCTTTATCAGATTCGGAAGCTGAATGGGGTTGCATAGTACTTACAGAATTTTTGAGGTGTCTGAATCCAGAAGCTGTAAAGAAGTTGGTCATACCTGCTATCCAGAAGATTCTTCAG GGGACTGGTCCTTCACAtttgaaggtttctcttctccaaGGTTCCTTTGTGCTGGATATATGGAACAAGATTGGTAAACAAGCGTATGTGGAGACTATACACCCATTTGTGGTATTAAACTTACACGGTACTCCTTGCAAGAACTCTGCGGCTCCTGCTTCTGTCCTGTTGATTGGGTCTAGTGAGGAACTTGGTATTCCAATTACTGTTCATCAG ACAATTTTACCTCTCCTTCACTGCTTTGGCAAGGGGCTCAGTGATGATGGAATTGATGTCTTAGTTAGAATTG GTAGTCTTTTTGGAGAAGATTTCATAGTCAAACAGATTCTACCATTGCTAAGAATTGTCATTCTTTCGTGCATTGACAATTCATTTGCAAATAAGCATGAAACTGCACAAAGTTGGAGTGCTTTGGCCTTAATTGACACTCTGATGACTTTAGATGGTCTTACTGCTTTTTTGACCAGGGAGGTGCTTGTTAAGGAGCTTGTTGAA GATGGAAAATTCTTATATCTTCAAATTCTCATGCAGACCAACTTGGGAATTCAGGTGGTCGAG GGTGCTGCAAGAAGTCTGCTAGCTCTTTGTCAGCAAATTGGATCAGATTTAACAGCGCTGCACGTCCTTCCAAAACTCAGGCAACTTTTTGATGAGCTTGCATTCTCCCAGGAGAAAGCAGGTCATTCTAGCATCAAAGGAGGAAGCCTTCGAGGTCCCAACACCAAGTGGGAGGATGAGAACAAAATTACAAGCCGTTTGGACCTTGT GATGCTTTTATATCCATCATTTGCGTCTCTTCTTGGTATAGAGAAGCTTCGCCAATGTTGTGCCACATGGTTGCTACTAGAGCAGTTTCTTCTGCGCCGTTATAACTGGAAG TGGGAATCCGCAGGGGAATCTTCTCGAAGTGGTCCATCTAGTATATATGCTAGAAAGCCGAGTCATGGCGAGAGCTTAACATCTAACTGTACTCCAGATAAGATGTTGCTGAATGGGTTAGGGTGGTCAACGCCTCAATCACAAGGAAAAAGGGGTACCAAACCTCCTATGATAAACAGACATCCGTCTAGCCAACATCAGGATTCTGCTGATAGGAATGCAAGAGGCTCAGATTTTAGCAGGATTGAGCCCTGGTATTGGTTCCCCAGTCCAGCTGCTAATTGGAGTGGCCCTGATTTTATTGGCCGTCCTGGTGGTTCAAAGGATGAACTTCCATGGAAAATCAAAGCATCAGTTCTGCACTCTGTTCGAGCACATCAAGGAGTGCTAAGGTCTATAGCAGTCTGCCAAGATGAATGCAATCTTTTCACTGCTGGAGTTGCTCCAGGATTCAAAGGAACTGTTCAAAAGTGGGAGTTGTCAAGAATTGTTTCTATATCTGGTTATTATGGCCATGAGGAG GTTGTGAATGACATTTCTCTTTTGGCATCAAGTGGAAGGGTAGCTTCCTGTGATGGGACAGTACATGTATGGAATGGCCAAACGGGGAAGCTGATATCTGTGTTTGCAGAGTTTTCTACAAGCTCTGTGCATCATACAAGCTCTTTGCCAAAAGCTTCAAAGTTGAATGTGGAACAGGCTAATATGCTACATTTTAATCCATTGTCAGGTGGAATATTGAACACTGATGGTAATTTGTACACCAGTATGTATTACTCAGAATATCTGGACAATATTGTTGTGGGTACTGGAAATGGCTCTCTCAG ATTCATTGATGTCAGACAAGGTCAAAAACTTCATTTATGGAGGTGTGAAGCTACCGAATCCAATTTTCCTTCACTGATTTCATCCATATGTTCATGTGCTTCGACTAAACAGCAATACGGAAATCCTCAATATCCATCTTGGGTTGCTGTTGGGCAAAGTTCTGGGTATTGCAGGCTATTTGATGTGAGGAGTGGCAAAATTATTTCCTCATGGCAAGCTCATGATGGTTTTGTCACTAAG ATAGCCACACCGGAAGAGCATTTGCTGGTTTCAAGCTCTCTTGACCGCACCTTAAGGATTTGGGACTTGAGAAG AAATTGGAAATCAAAACCCTTGGCTTCCAGAGGTCACACTGATGGTGTTTCTGATTTCTCCATTTGGGGGCAAAATGTGATTTCAATTTTCCGCAGTAAAATTGGGCTTTCTTCTTTGGCCAGTTCTTCTGATGAA GACATCCAGCAATTCGTCACGCCTCAGTATCTCTACATGGGTGATCGTGAATCAAAAAACGCGTCTGTTTTATCAAGTATCAATGTCTTACCTTTCTCGCGGCTCTTTGTGGTTGGAACAGAAGATGGTCATTTGAAGATGTGTTGCTAG
- the LOC129883468 gene encoding protein GFS12 isoform X3, producing MPLHKDNCLANYIDQHHLEDLDQHHLEDLEARTNSGSGCAVPVTIDQVKAEVSVGLSSDKTSSLETRSSESEDLQNGGRHKSLYGLGCQNVTCNFSGTFSCFRTLPALAPVARIGISSSSLVEGIVSEFLSGSLEDHILNSLTLMIEGKRSGLESVNFLSLVGIPSFGEEQLPGCIRHPNISPTLGMLKNSGQLNLLLPKMPHTLENILHFSPGALKSDWHMRYLLFQLLSGLAYMHGLGVPHGNICPSSISLVDSLWCWLPICSKFLQSSVSISKIEGSRDSGVSCCFDGCPLQSLYADLSLSQSTDWYSSFKHWWRGEISNFEYLLILNQLAGRRWGDNTFYIVMPWVIDFSVKPDENNDTGWRDLTKSKWRLAKGDEQLDFTYSTSEIPHHISDECLSELAVCSYKARRLPLTVLRLAVRSVYEPNEYPSTMQRLYQWTPDECIPEFYCDPQIFYSVHSGMSDLAIPSWAGTPEEFVKLHRDALESDRVSHQLHHWIDITFGYKLCGDAAVAAKNVMLPSSAPTKPKSVGRRQLFTKPHHRRLAKTSEAEMNQLPTSDVTEQALAFETSFLHELEAAAAFSEHAPHLDPIYNLHPDVHEELDSPRKGLSTKTLENITSRKTGSSINTVMPSVVDGNYLIKNIEVVDDVSAGYQALLLWKQKCSHSHIYSKDVANDIFAVGCILAELHLRRPLFDPTSLDAYLESGVLPALVKQLPPDTQVVVESCIQKDWRGRPTAKCLLDSPYFLATIKSSYLFLAPLQLIAKDESRLHYAAAFAQQGALKAMGTFAAEMCAPNCLKLVLNPLSDSEAEWGCIVLTEFLRCLNPEAVKKLVIPAIQKILQGTGPSHLKVSLLQGSFVLDIWNKIGKQAYVETIHPFVVLNLHGTPCKNSAAPASVLLIGSSEELGIPITVHQTILPLLHCFGKGLSDDGIDVLVRIGSLFGEDFIVKQILPLLRIVILSCIDNSFANKHETAQSWSALALIDTLMTLDGLTAFLTREVLVKELVEDGKFLYLQILMQTNLGIQVVEGAARSLLALCQQIGSDLTALHVLPKLRQLFDELAFSQEKAGHSSIKGGSLRGPNTKWEDENKITSRLDLVMLLYPSFASLLGIEKLRQCCATWLLLEQFLLRRYNWKWESAGESSRSGPSSIYARKPSHGESLTSNCTPDKMLLNGLGWSTPQSQGKRGTKPPMINRHPSSQHQDSADRNARGSDFSRIEPWYWFPSPAANWSGPDFIGRPGGSKDELPWKIKASVLHSVRAHQGVLRSIAVCQDECNLFTAGVAPGFKGTVQKWELSRIVSISGYYGHEEVVNDISLLASSGRVASCDGTVHVWNGQTGKLISVFAEFSTSSVHHTSSLPKASKLNVEQANMLHFNPLSGGILNTDGNLYTSMYYSEYLDNIVVGTGNGSLRFIDVRQGQKLHLWRCEATESNFPSLISSICSCASTKQQYGNPQYPSWVAVGQSSGYCRLFDVRSGKIISSWQAHDGFVTKIATPEEHLLVSSSLDRTLRIWDLRRNWKSKPLASRGHTDGVSDFSIWGQNVISIFRSKIGLSSLASSSDEDIQQFVTPQYLYMGDRESKNASVLSSINVLPFSRLFVVGTEDGHLKMCC from the exons ATGCCCCTTCATAAAGATAATTGCTTGGCTAATTACAT TGATCAGCATCATTTGGAAGATCTTGATCAGCATCATTTGGAAGATCTTGAAGCCAGAACGAATAGTGGCAGTGGGTGTGCAGTCCCGGTGACAATTGATCAGGTTAAAGCTGAGGTCAGTGTTGGACTTTCCAGTGATAAAACTTCTTCATTAGAAACTAGATCATCTGAAAGTGAAGATTTGCAGAATGGTGGCAGACATAAATCCCTGTATGGCTTAGGGTGTCAAAATGTGACCTGTAACTTTTCTGGTACATTTTCTTGCTTTAGGACACTGCCTGCCCTGGCTCCAGTTGCTCGGATTGggatttcttcatcttcattagTTGAAGGTATTGTTTCAGAGTTCTTGTCTGGATCccttgaagatcatattttaaattctcTAACTCTCATGATAGAAGGTAAAAGATCAGGATTAGAGAGTGTGAACTTTCTTAGTTTAGTGGGGATTCCTTCATTTGGTGAAGAGCAACTTCCTGGCTGCATAAGGCATCCAAACATTTCTCCAACTTTGGGAATGCTAAAAAATTCTGGTCAACTTAATTTGTTGCTTCCAAAAATGCCACATACCTTGGAAAACATTCTTCACTTTAGCCCTGGTGCCTTAAAGTCTGACTGGCATATGCGATATTTACTCTTCCAGCTACTATCAGGGTTGGCGTACATGCATGGTTTAGGTGTTCCCCATGGTAATATCTGTCCATCCAGTATATCATTGGTTGATTCCTTATGGTGTTGGCTACCCATTTGTAGTAAGTTCCTCCAGAGTTCtgtttcaatttccaaaataGAGGGTAGTCGTGATTCAGGAGTTAGTTGCTGTTTTGATGGGTGCCCTTTACAAAGTCTTTATGCTGATCTAAGCCTCTCCCAGTCTACAGATTGGTATTCTAGCTTTAAACATTGGTGGAGGGGTGAAATAAGTAACTTTGAATATCTGTTAATCTTAAACCAATTAGCAGGGAGAAGGTGGGGTGATAATACCTTTTATATTGTAATGCCATGGGTCATAGATTTTAGTGTGAAACCTGATGAGAATAATGACACTGGATGGAGAGATTTAACTAAGAGCAAATGGCGGCTGGCAAAGGGTGACGAGCAATTAGACTTCACATATTCAACATCTGAAATTCCTCATCATATATCAGATGAGTGCCTGTCTGAGCTGGCTGTCTGCAGTTATAAGGCGAGGAGGTTGCCTTTGACTGTTCTGAGGTTGGCTGTTCGTTCAGTTTATGAACCAAATGAATATCCTTCTACTATGCAAAGACTATATCAATGGACACCAGATGAGTGCATTCCGGAATTTTATTGTGATCCCCAGATATTTTATTCTGTACATTCTGGGATGTCTGATTTGGCTATTCCTTCATGGGCTGGCACTCCTGAGGAGTTCGTCAAGTTGCATAGAGATGCTTTAGAAAGCGATAGGGTATCACACCAACTACATCATTGGATTGATATCACTTTTGGCTACAAATTGTGCGGTGATGCTGCTGTTGCTGCCAAAAATGTTATGCTGCCCTCATCTGCTCCTACAAAACCGAAGTCAGTGGGACGCCGTCAACTTTTCACTAAACCACATCATCGGCGGCTTGCCAAGACCAGTGAAGCAGAAATGAATCAGCTCCCAACAAGTGATGTGACTGAGCAAGCTTTGGCTTTTGAAACTTCATTCCTGCATGAATTGGAAGCAGCAGCTGCATTTTCTGAGCATGCACCTCATTTGGATCCTATCTACAACTTGCATCCAGATGTTCATGAAGAGCTTGACTCACCTAGGAAAGGCCTATCAACTAAGACATTAGAAAATATTACGTCCAGAAAAACTGGCTCTAGTATCAATACTGTCATGCCATCTGTTGTTGATGGGAATTACCTTATCAAGAATATTGAAGTGGTTGATGATGTATCTGCGGGATATCAAGCACTATTGCTTTGGAAACAGAAATGTTCCCATTCACACATTTATTCTAAAGATGTTGCTAATGATATCTTTGCAGTTGGCTGCATCTTAGCAGAACTCCACTTGAGAAGGCCACTTTTTGATCCAACCTCTTTGGATGCGTACTTAGAGAGCGGTGTCTTACCTGCTTTAGTAAAACAGCTTCCCCCTGACACTCAAGTTGTTGTTGAATCCTGCATCCAAAAGGATTGGAGGGG gAGGCCTACTGCCAAATGTCTTTTGGACTCTCCTTATTTTCTAGCAACAATCAAGTCATCCTATTTGTTTCTTGCCCCCCTTCAACTTATAGCAAAAGATGAATCACGACTTCATTATGCTGCAGCTTTTGCTCAACAAGGAGCCTTGAAAGCAATGGGAACATTTGCTGCCGAAATGTGTGCTCCTAACTGTTTGAAATTAGTCTTGAATCCTTTATCAGATTCGGAAGCTGAATGGGGTTGCATAGTACTTACAGAATTTTTGAGGTGTCTGAATCCAGAAGCTGTAAAGAAGTTGGTCATACCTGCTATCCAGAAGATTCTTCAG GGGACTGGTCCTTCACAtttgaaggtttctcttctccaaGGTTCCTTTGTGCTGGATATATGGAACAAGATTGGTAAACAAGCGTATGTGGAGACTATACACCCATTTGTGGTATTAAACTTACACGGTACTCCTTGCAAGAACTCTGCGGCTCCTGCTTCTGTCCTGTTGATTGGGTCTAGTGAGGAACTTGGTATTCCAATTACTGTTCATCAG ACAATTTTACCTCTCCTTCACTGCTTTGGCAAGGGGCTCAGTGATGATGGAATTGATGTCTTAGTTAGAATTG GTAGTCTTTTTGGAGAAGATTTCATAGTCAAACAGATTCTACCATTGCTAAGAATTGTCATTCTTTCGTGCATTGACAATTCATTTGCAAATAAGCATGAAACTGCACAAAGTTGGAGTGCTTTGGCCTTAATTGACACTCTGATGACTTTAGATGGTCTTACTGCTTTTTTGACCAGGGAGGTGCTTGTTAAGGAGCTTGTTGAA GATGGAAAATTCTTATATCTTCAAATTCTCATGCAGACCAACTTGGGAATTCAGGTGGTCGAG GGTGCTGCAAGAAGTCTGCTAGCTCTTTGTCAGCAAATTGGATCAGATTTAACAGCGCTGCACGTCCTTCCAAAACTCAGGCAACTTTTTGATGAGCTTGCATTCTCCCAGGAGAAAGCAGGTCATTCTAGCATCAAAGGAGGAAGCCTTCGAGGTCCCAACACCAAGTGGGAGGATGAGAACAAAATTACAAGCCGTTTGGACCTTGT GATGCTTTTATATCCATCATTTGCGTCTCTTCTTGGTATAGAGAAGCTTCGCCAATGTTGTGCCACATGGTTGCTACTAGAGCAGTTTCTTCTGCGCCGTTATAACTGGAAG TGGGAATCCGCAGGGGAATCTTCTCGAAGTGGTCCATCTAGTATATATGCTAGAAAGCCGAGTCATGGCGAGAGCTTAACATCTAACTGTACTCCAGATAAGATGTTGCTGAATGGGTTAGGGTGGTCAACGCCTCAATCACAAGGAAAAAGGGGTACCAAACCTCCTATGATAAACAGACATCCGTCTAGCCAACATCAGGATTCTGCTGATAGGAATGCAAGAGGCTCAGATTTTAGCAGGATTGAGCCCTGGTATTGGTTCCCCAGTCCAGCTGCTAATTGGAGTGGCCCTGATTTTATTGGCCGTCCTGGTGGTTCAAAGGATGAACTTCCATGGAAAATCAAAGCATCAGTTCTGCACTCTGTTCGAGCACATCAAGGAGTGCTAAGGTCTATAGCAGTCTGCCAAGATGAATGCAATCTTTTCACTGCTGGAGTTGCTCCAGGATTCAAAGGAACTGTTCAAAAGTGGGAGTTGTCAAGAATTGTTTCTATATCTGGTTATTATGGCCATGAGGAG GTTGTGAATGACATTTCTCTTTTGGCATCAAGTGGAAGGGTAGCTTCCTGTGATGGGACAGTACATGTATGGAATGGCCAAACGGGGAAGCTGATATCTGTGTTTGCAGAGTTTTCTACAAGCTCTGTGCATCATACAAGCTCTTTGCCAAAAGCTTCAAAGTTGAATGTGGAACAGGCTAATATGCTACATTTTAATCCATTGTCAGGTGGAATATTGAACACTGATGGTAATTTGTACACCAGTATGTATTACTCAGAATATCTGGACAATATTGTTGTGGGTACTGGAAATGGCTCTCTCAG ATTCATTGATGTCAGACAAGGTCAAAAACTTCATTTATGGAGGTGTGAAGCTACCGAATCCAATTTTCCTTCACTGATTTCATCCATATGTTCATGTGCTTCGACTAAACAGCAATACGGAAATCCTCAATATCCATCTTGGGTTGCTGTTGGGCAAAGTTCTGGGTATTGCAGGCTATTTGATGTGAGGAGTGGCAAAATTATTTCCTCATGGCAAGCTCATGATGGTTTTGTCACTAAG ATAGCCACACCGGAAGAGCATTTGCTGGTTTCAAGCTCTCTTGACCGCACCTTAAGGATTTGGGACTTGAGAAG AAATTGGAAATCAAAACCCTTGGCTTCCAGAGGTCACACTGATGGTGTTTCTGATTTCTCCATTTGGGGGCAAAATGTGATTTCAATTTTCCGCAGTAAAATTGGGCTTTCTTCTTTGGCCAGTTCTTCTGATGAA GACATCCAGCAATTCGTCACGCCTCAGTATCTCTACATGGGTGATCGTGAATCAAAAAACGCGTCTGTTTTATCAAGTATCAATGTCTTACCTTTCTCGCGGCTCTTTGTGGTTGGAACAGAAGATGGTCATTTGAAGATGTGTTGCTAG